The Chanos chanos chromosome 9, fChaCha1.1, whole genome shotgun sequence genome includes the window GCCTGTGAAGAGCCCTCTCTTGGACAGACACGGATCAGACACCAAAAGGAGTTTTGACAGAATCAGTGTGGCTTTTGCTGTATTATATGTATTATTGCTTTTTCATctaaaaaagtgtgtgtgtgtgttttaaagcaaATTCATTCTGGCATTCTGAACAAACATGTGTCAAAGTTCAGAGGCTACTGTGGACTTTCTGTCCTGCTTAAAAACaacatgagggtttttttgctCTCACCAGTGTGAAGGGTTCAGCCCTGTGGTTTGTGAGAAAAGTGTGACTGTTTAAAGTGTAGcattgttggggtttttttgtcaacTGGACTGGGAGAGTAGTTTCCTTTTGCTAACATGACTTTAACACAGTTGGCAGGCTCTTCCTCTCGCTTTAAAATTGCCAGACATATTGGAGGACACAACGGGGTGTGAAGAGGGAGGAGGCGAGAAAAACATTGATATAGTTCGAGAGAGAGCGACGAGGTTCAGAGGAGAACAGCGTGCACCTCCTGTAGCATCAGGTGAGTTTACACCACTCAAGATCAGCACTGACAAATGCTTGAATTATACTGCAGGGAGAAGAATGAACACAGGACAGAGGATTATCAGTTTGTCTGATAAGATATGGAGCTTGTTTCAAACCAGTGTGAAATATCCTGTTGTCATGAGATTCTCTGTGTCGATCATCATAAGCCTGATTAACATCTCTCTTTCAGATGAAATTCCAATATTTCATTCATCCTTTTGCACTTGGCTATGTGCGAATAACTGATGAGTCTGTGTTTTCCAACATGTATTCTAaatttttaagcattttttacctgaattaaaaaaaagaatggaaaaaaatgcataGGTTAAAAGTGGGCATCATTTTAATCTAATGTTAAACAGTGCATAAGAATATAGAAAGAcataaagctaaaaaaaaatacataaagcTAAAGGTTTATGAACTGCTGTGATATGTGACCCGCGACTCTGCCCTGCTGTGCCAGAAGAATCatcagagaagagggagaatgaaCTTTACCAGCCTGTTAATGACCTGTCTGCTGATAGGGAGCAGTGTGTCTTGGTCCTTTAAGAGAGGTACTATTACAACATTATATCATTATtgacatgcagcacacagcgTCACTTAATATAGCTTTATTATATCTCTTTGCACTTTGGTCTTCACACATTGGGCTTGTGAACTGAGATGGTTCTGTGCCCTTGAATATTGTTATTGTAAATAAACTGTGTCGTTTCTGTCCTTCAAAAGATGCCGCTGGTCACCCTGATCATGTGGCGCGTTTTTCTGGACAAGCGCCCAAAGCCTGTGAAGTGACAGGCTATGAGAGCTGGTACAGGGTTGGCTCCCATTGTGTCAAGTATTTTAGCTACTTGATGAACTTCAGCAATGCTGAGGTAAGAGAGAGATTAGCATAGCACAACCgtgttttatttcatgtctTTGCCCAGTCAGTTTTCATTCTCTTCCATCATAATTCTAAGATGGAACTTTATTTGATGATTTTAGTTCAGAAAGATGTAGATGATATGTTTCTGTTGAAGATAAATATCATGTCGTGATATTCCCCCAGCACACTCCACAGTGTAGCAGgcaactctctgtcttttcccagCATTACTGCAGGTCGGTAACCCCTGGTGGTCACCTTGTGTCATTGCACAACTATCAGGCCAACAGGGATGTCCTCTATATCCTTCCAAAGCACAACAACCGTCCCCCTCGCATCTGGTTGGGCGGTTTCGAGCTTTTCATGGtaagagagagcaaacaggaGTGGTCCAAGGAAGGGTGAATGAGAGTGGTGTTGTTACGGGTTCGTAACTGAACGTAtgacttactctctctttcagtctgggAAGTTTATCTGGACAGATGGGTCTACGTGGGATTATTCAGCCTGGGCCCCAGGAGAGCCCACCTACCGACACAAAGGATATGTGGACTGCCTGGAGATGAACGCCAGTAAGATGGGGGCGGGGtctgggtggggtggggaggctTGCTGATGTGTTTATGAGGGTAGACACAGTACtcaagaaagacagagagattcgGGAAGGGAACcgacagaggaaaaaagggcTGGAAGAGGATTAGATATTACTCTGACATCACTCCTGGGGgctgttccagaaagcaggtttagtaaAAACTCAGAATTAGTTatctcagagtaagtagtaaacctcctaatagaagagccctatggcttcattcttcTAGTAAAACAAAGTTatagagctcttctattaggaggtttactgctcactctgagttaactaaccctgagttttcactaaGCCCACATTCTGGAATACCCTCCTGAAGTCAAGCAGGCAGATTAAGCTGTTTATGAACCTTCACTGGTCActgcagtgaaacagaacagaaacacaacactacaTAACTATAgcaggaaaaagacagagagagatgaacttgggagagaggagagaggaagctTGTTTgctgacaaaatgacaaaacaaccTCAACTTTTCACCAAAAATGCAAAGTAGGCCTAACCACATGGAAAGACAGCGAAAATGTCACTCAAAGGgatggtgcacacacacacacacacacacacacactcacacacacacacacacacacacacacacacacacacacacacacacacagtaaagctAATTTCAAgagctgtttctctgtttcctcattttcatgttttctcttcatgttgttgttcttgttttgttgaacgtttatttatttatataacacaATCACTTGTTTCAAACCAGTTCAAACTAGTTTCTACTTTCCTCAGACTTATGTGAAATTCTGTTGATTCTGCTCCAAACTAAAGACTGCTTTGCAAACAGCCGTAGAGACAATAAGAaacaaatgggggggggggggggggggggatagaaacaaatggtttaaaatatcttttcttctgtttttccaaGACTAGTCACCTtgtatgcatctctctctctctctctctctctctctctttctctctctctctttctctctctcagggcctGGGATGTGGTATGAACACTATTGTTTTTTGCGGAGGAGTTTCGTTTGTTCCTTTAAACCTGTGTGAGGGCTGATCACAAACCCTAGTTGTTTCCTTTAACTTTTTATCGCTCAACTATCTTCAATTTATGCAATCATATTTAAAGCAAATGTAAATTAATgagcaaaacatgaaataaacttgaaacagTGAAGCTTTCACAATCAGATTTCGACTTTGTAAACATCAGTCATGCCATGGAGGGTCGCATGGAATGTagacacacgtgtgcacacgtgtgtataAACATGTATGTGTTCTGAACTGTTGGTACCACGTTATTACACGCTAAATGTGTTCAACTATGACTATCCcttttttgaaataaacattgtATTAACATTAAGAAATGATGCTTACTGCAAACTTTGCTGAACAAAGTGGAAAACAGCTAATAGTCCAGTAACAGCTTCATAGCTGGGGGCCATAGACCAGTTTAGATGCTAaactgaagagaggagagggagggagacagtaGTGTGAAGGAAACATGcgtcacctcacacacactaaactagtTCTCAGAGGTTTAGCATTCACATCAGGCTGAAACTGTCATACCCTGTCCCTCTGTTTATCTCCTTTCCCCCCTCTACTGGTCAGTGTTAGTATAAGTCTATTTacttccttgttttgttttttttggggggggggggcagtcttATTAGTTCACTTATTGGCTTCACCTGTTTTGAGATAGTTTTGCCTCATTTAgctttgtataaatactccttgaTTGTCCTTGTCTCTTTGTTTGGTGTGTACCCTGTGTTATACTGAGCTCTCTACTGGCTGGAATCCCTGAACCTGTAATTTGTAAGTCCTTGAAGTAAAAGAACAACTGACCTGCACATGTATGCGGGCTTTCTTACACAATGTGACAGAAATAAAGCCAAATGAATTAAGTCTATTTCATACAGTCTTTTCAAATGACCAGAGGTTTCATTGTCTTCAGATAcgtctttttttaatgacaaaccCAATTTTGACCATCTCATATACAGTAAATACACACCAGGCAAACGCCTATCTGATCTTTAATTACATTTCTTGCTCTTTCATATGATACTCAGTTACTCCTGTTCATGTAACCGGTTTTACGTATTTGTGCTTAGTAATATTCGCCCAACAGTTGACATTTCAATAATCTTCAAAAATTGGACGGACTCAATAAACCATCTCattgtaataaatgtttaacaAGCATGTAGCCCATGTTAGAAAAAGTACCAGAAGTGGCAATATCAATGTCATATAAGAGTTAAAACTGTTCCCATTATTGACACTAAATTGAGCCAATCAAGTGGCCTACTTTTGTGCAGCGCGGCCCATAAAAACTCCCAGCAACCGTTAGAAGTTTTATTGAGGTGTACAGCAGATCGCTATTTTCTCTCGCGCGGTTTGTTGATATTAACGGCTCTGCTTCAGACTCCTTGGCTGAAAGTGTATGAAGAGGTCGGAGTTTAACTGTGCTGATCTGTTGGGGGTGCAGTGACTCAAACAGCTCAGCGGTGAGTAAGAAGTCTGTTAGCTGTCGGTAGAAACAAATGTGATCTGTCGAGAAGCAAGGAGCGGAAAAGTCCGCTAGCCGTTAGGCTAATTCATGCAATGTAAAACGCCATAGACGCATGCTAACAATATTGGTGTGTCTGATATGTGGAGGAAAATGTAGTCAGCAAACCacatttcttttgtctgtgaaCTGAGTTAGTTTTATGAACGCTAAATGTTACTGCTGTTAAGCCATGGGTTGTGTAGATTGTCGTTTTTAAGCGCACTCTGCTGCACAGCTCATTTTAGTCCATTCTGTGTTTCTTATGAAGCTCCAACGATTCACAGCTATATAACGTTATTATGTGCCTTATGTAAAGAGAGTTTGACGGGTGTAATCCTAAACCTTAAATCAAGGTTCATTTTGGTTATGGAGTATTTGACGTAATGTTACACTGAATTTGagattttgaaaatatatttgtacAACAAAGCTAGTTAACTATGATTTAAATTATAGGTTGTACTAATACATggtgatgactgtgtgaatgtaattgtGCGAATGTATGACCTGTCTCTAGGTCAGGTTTTGGTAAGGGGAGGGCTTGGTGACAGGTCTAATGCAGGAGAGAGCGTCCACTGAAGAGTAGAGATTCCAGTTAACTGGATGGCAAGCCAACCTATAGATCCTGAGAGAAGGACTGGACAGACTGCTGCCTTTTGAAATTGGATTCCCTCCTCGCCTCCTGGTGTGGTAGGACAGACtattatacagacacacatttggGCCCTAACGATCGATCTACTAATTGAACTCAAAGACTGAACTCGGTATAAAAAAAGGGGTTTCTTTTGAGCACACTTTATTGTTTTAGTAGATTATTTtgtgtaaactgtaaatgtatGTAATGCTGTTATTGGATATCAATACACATGTTCATGCACACTCATTCTGGTGTTAAAACCTCCTTACTGCTGTTCAAAATCTCGGGCCTCTGACATCCTAGCCCTTCTGACACTGGTCCATATGTACCTCATTGATAAGTACCAAAGTGTAATCAGTGTTACAAGTAactctctgctttttctctaaACTAAATTTAGCGTTCAAAGAGTCTCAGTCATTTAAGTGGTGTGGTGCCCTGCTTCTCTTTGTGcctgtttaactctgtgtgtctctgacaggGGAGAACTTTTCATTTATCCCTGAAAGAGTGaaggattttatttattctcacaTTTCTAGTGTAATATGGATGGTAAAATCAAATGTTGCACTCCAAAagtttgtcatgtcttgtcTGAAGTTTGTATCGTGTATCCTGAAGATTCAGATTATACTTTTCTATAATCTCATTATTCCTGTTCTCTGATTTATTATAGAACAAATTGAAGAATGGAACACAATTTTGTGTTTAAAGGACTAAACATAGAAATTGTATAGTCCAGCTGAATGCACTGATTGGTTTATTGATTAAATTGCTTCCTATTCTCAGTCCtagataaaacacacaatcccagtcacacagtctcaaacTCAAACATCTCAGTAGCTCTGGTCTGTGTGCAAACCCGTATAAAGTCTGTCATAAACCATCCCAAAGAGATCACCAATTCATTAACCTCCTTCATTCAACAAGCAGATTGGCATTCTagcacacactgccctgtggtgatggtgctgttctagcacacactgccctgtggtgatggtgctgttctagcacacactgccctgtggtGATGCTGCTGTTCTagcacacactgccctgtggtgatggtgctgttctagcacacactgccctgtggtgatggtgctgttctagcacacactgccctgtggtgatggtgctgttctagcacacactgccctgtggtGATGGTGCTGTTCTACCACGCACTGCCCTGTGGTGATGGTGCTGTTCTAGCACGCACTGCCCTGTGGTGATGCTGCTGTTCTagcacacactgccctgtggtgatggtgctgttctagcacacactgccctgtggtGATGGTGCTGTTCTACCACGCACTGCCCTGTGGTGATGGTGCTGTTCTagcacacactgccctgtggtgatggtgctgttctagcacacactgccctgtggtgatggtgctgttctagcacacactgccctgtggtgatggtgctgttctagcacacactgccctgtggtGATGCTGCTGTTCTagcacacactgccctgtggtgatggtgctgttctagcacacactgccctgtggtgatggtgctgttctagcacacactgccctgtggtGATGCTGCTGTTCTagcacacactgccctgtggtgatggtgctgttctagcacacactgccctgtggtgatggtgctgttctagcacacactgccctgtggtGATGCTGCTGTTCTagcacacactgccctgtggtGATGGTGCTGTTCTACCACGCACTGCCCTGTGGTGATGGTGCTGTTCTagcacacactgccctgtggtGAAGGTGCTGATCCTAAGGCTTACTGATCCCCACTGCTTCTCCCATTAGAGTCCTATTGGCTTTGACTCCACAGAACTTGCAGATTTGCAATACAATTTTCAACCCCTAGAGGGAGACATCATGAAACCAACAAGGCACttgcaaacatttcaaaacaaacacatgtaatgGCTACTACAAAaatactgctactactacaactaatagtagtaataataaaaaatattatgagAGCAGGTAATGATTCTGAGTGCCCCTGATGTTGTTTTATTGTGCTGATCAATTGAAGTTTTTTCACTTCTCCAAGGAAAAGTCCAGTCAAGAAAAATGGGACAACATATTCGataatttctttatttgactgatAACATTAAGTTGACTCAATATTGCTCAGTTAACatgtgagggagaaaaacactacagtgcCTGACAGTATCTTTTAACTGCAGATGAGAGTTATGTCCAAGGCTCTTCTCCCTCAGACCAAACTcaatactgtatttttttcactctgtgacAACACTTCAAATCCAAATATGCATGTGATCCTCTGGTTACTGGTGTGTAGGAACACCCACCTGCAcctacagaaaaagagaagttcAATTCATTAATGATATGACTTTACACCTGCTCAGACCTTACTGACTATAGTGTAATGGTTATGGGTCTGGCCCTGCAATTAGAGGATTAGCCCTGTCCTGTAGCAAGATATGAACTCTGTCCTGTAGCAAAATATGAACTCTGTCCTGTAGCAAAATATGAACTCTGTCCTGTAGCAAAATATGAACTCTGTCCTGTAATAGAATATGAACTCTGTCCTTTAACAGAATATTAACTCTGTCCTTTAACAGAATATTAACTCTGTCCTGTAGTAGAGTATTAATTGTCCTGTGACAGAATATTAAGTCTGTATCGTAGTAAAATATGAATTCTTGCCTGTAGAAGAATATTAACTCTAtcctttttcattcattcattcattacctAAGCAGCTCTAACCTAATTCGGGTtgcggggtgctggagcctatcgtAGTCCTCATTGGGCAGGGAAACGCCCTGGACAgatcaccagtccattgcagggcagacacagagacaagcacattcatgcacacattcacacctaggggcaatttagtatctccaattcacctgacttacgtgtttttggactgtgggaggaaaccggagctcccggcggaaacccacgcagacttgggttaaaacatgaaaactcagcacagaaaggaccctggccacccagttgggaattgaacccaggaccCTCTTGATGTGAGCCGCCTAACTCTCACCTGTAGGAACATATTAACTCTGTCCTGTAGCAGAATAtttactctgtctttcagtAAAATATTTACTCTGTCCTGTAGTAAAATATTAAGCCTGTCCCACAACAGAATAATAACTGTCCTATAACAGAATATTAACTCTGTCATGTAGCAGAATATTTACTCTGTCCTGTAGTAGAATAATAACTCTTTCCTTTGGTAAAATATTAACTCTGTCCTGTTATAGAATATGACCTGGTGTcaaccctctgtgtgtgtcagtagttACCACTATACATGACTGAGTTTCATTTGCTGTAATCTATACAGAATCAGTGCACTTCATGAATTGAAGGCAGAGATTCAAGCACAGACCACCAGGTTCCCCAGCAGTGTCCAACTGTAAACCTTAAGCACCAATATGGTGAGAGGGGAACTGACTATTGATGTAGCTGCATTTTTCTTACTATCATATATCACTTATTTGATACCATGTTACCATCCACAGTGCCAAAGACCACAATATGCATTGTATTACATTCCTTCTATTTGTATTacatttcaagttcaagtttatttaaagcccagtatcaccgtttacagtctcagagggctttacatgcccagaGATTTACAATAACCAAAGCAGggcggcaccccctgacttaatcctcatagcgggcaagaaaaaatcccccaaaaacCCAGATGATATagggaaaaatgggagaaatcttgagatggaccatagagagaggagaccccttcatggccagataggtgtgcaataggtgctgacccagtgggcaaattgcagacagcacagaaataatgaaaatgaaaacacactagtggacagaaataaagaataacaaaacagcaggggggggCCCAACCGAGGTAGATGACACAACCACAGCAGCGGAGGAAGAGGACTAGCCGCGAAACCGCAGTAGCCACCAGGACGacgatgaagaggaagatgtcagggagggagggagaggagaggggcaCATTTAAGAGGAAAGcagccacattcaaacaagacactcatgctcgaacatatgagacacaaacatgcagaagatgagggaggaaaaggagaacattacTGGGATACCAGCACTTAACAAACTAAATGAAGAATACAGTGTATAGATGCATTAATGTAGTAACACAAATGGCTGTGGAGGGAGGAGGACGAGGACCACgcagggggagcagggccagggacagcagggcatggagacaaagtcagtcagcTGGCCCTAAGGATGGAGCCACATCCATGCACCGATGCACAGACAaccaccactcacacaaacagaagagaatgggttagtgacagaaactgacatGGTCAGGACACGTGGAACGAAATTGGCAGGCCACTGAACTAGAGGTCTTCCGTCCTGTCTGGCACCACAGCTTGATAAATTATGAACGTGTCCTCTCCACAGCCAAATCCACGTATTTCTTGAAAATCATCAATGTTAagaaaaataaccccaggttcctttctGATACAGTATCCAAACTtgcccagaatcactcccctcaatctagtcCTTTTACTggaaacgattttgttgaatttttcttgcaAATCGTGGCGATATTCAAATtagtttatcaaatcagactgcttGCATGCTCCCCGTCACTGTGCCTGAAATTAATCGGGATGTGCAGCCTTTGACTCAgtttcaccctgtctctctagATGTGCTGTCCAAATTgatgcactctgctaaaccagcctcttgcctccacgaccccctacctgctaaactttacatagagcttttcttaGTCCTCAGCCCAGCAATGCTTAACCtgctaaatatgtcacttaaatctagCGTTTTACCCGCTGCTTTTAAATAAgtcgtgatcaggcctttacttagaAAACctaaccttgaccctgaagccttaaaaaATTATAGGCCCATttctaatctcctgtttctttctaaaatacttgaaaaaattgtaccTGCTCAGCTCATAGGCCAtatgtctgtttgaaatgtttcagtcaggcttctcGTGTTTTttactctactgaaaccgcgcttactagagtaactaatgatcttttactATCCATGGATGCTGATGCTACCTTTATTCTTACTCTGCTTGATTTGAGTGCAGCATCTGACACAATCGATCACACTATAGCACTTGGATCAGTCACACCAAgcacctggaaaatcaaattggcatttgtggcctggtgctctcttggtttaaatcttatctctcagagagaaagcagtgtgtccactataataatgacCTCTGAGTACCGTGAgtttaactatggtgttcctcaggggtcggtccttggccctctcctattctctatttacatgctccctttgggtgacattattcgtagttacaacattaacttccgttatgctgacgatactcagattttcttacctatcaagcAGAATGACCACTCAGAATTGGCTAaacttgaggcatgtctttgtactattaagggttggatgtcttcaaatttcctgatgcttaatgcaggcaagactcAAATGCTGGTCGTTGTTCCCCCTACACATAATCATCTTTTTAGTCATCTTACCCCAGATTTTGACAattgcatcatctctcaaagctctacagctaaaaacactctctcaaaGCTCCATAGCTAAAAACCTTGGGGAAGAGGTACAAACGACCCCACAAGCAGGGGTCACGAGGAGGCCTGCTAGTTAGATCATGCCAGGGGATGGAAACCCAGTTATTGGCCTGATAAGCAACAACGAAGAGACAGAGTACAGAGATGAGGTAGCCCAGCTGACGTGGTGGTGCAAGGACAACAGCCTTGCACTGAATGTCAGCAAGACTAAGGAGCTCATCATGGACTTCAGGAACCACCAAGGGACCCACTCCCCCATCAGCCTGAACGGGACACCCGTGGAAATTGTGAGCTGCTTCCGTTTCCTGGGACTACAGATCTCTGATGACCTAGCGTGCACCCACAACACGATGATTATGCTCAAGAAGGCACACCAATGCCTCTACCCCCTACAGTGCATTAGGAAATGTGGCATAAGCTCACGATGGCTTTCACGGTGGTGCCATAGAGCGTGTTCTGATGGATGGTATCACTGTGTGGTATGGTCACTGCGCAGGACAGGAAAGCTGTCCAGAAGGTTGTGAGGACAGCAGAAATGATCATTGGGTGTGCACTTCTATCCATCGAGGTGATCTTTTGGACCAGGTGTCGGAACATGGCCATAAACGTGCAACAATTGTGAGTTGaggacggatttctcaaggatggctctaacattgagtctgtcatataatagactaggctactacactaacacggctaaacaaattaatgttgttaaagaTAGACGCAAACAAATATGACTTATTTAATTTCCAAGTcagttaggcttactaatgatgaccaggtttCACCGAATCtacccaaaaaaacccagccacACTAAACTGAGTAAATCTGAAAATACAgattttatgaaaacaaaaaacagcaacaacaaaaaaacacttttttgactgaactttctatcttgggctactgtaaAATGTTGGTAACAACGTTAAAATATCATCGGTATCATCCATATTTCACCATTGCGTAAGGgaagaccaagtgttatcttcatatcattaattttatgctttgctctaTGTGCTGGGATCATTGCAGCGGGGCGCGCATGTCGAACAATGTTGAAGACCCCTGTTCTAGAACACCCcccatttcattttacaaattAGAGTGCCAGTGTATGTAAAGAAAACGCTGTTCTAGCTTGCAAAAGGAGATTAACACCAATCTCACAATCTTCTCTGGTGTTTTACATTACAAAGGACATAACAGAAATAACATAAACACTTATGCGGCAAGTTCACTGAAATGGCTTATCTCACAATTGGATATTGAATCAGAATGTGGCTAATATTTTTCCTTCAGCTGCATTCACCAGAGAATCGCTTGAACTTTgtccagaagaaaaaaaaaagagaaagaaaatataatgtACCAACCAAAAGGCTTCAGGCGATTTGTCAGAACTTGGTCAGTGAAGTTCAATCCCTGGGAAAGGCAGGAAAATTGTGGGCGGGGGGAGTgggtgaacagcgctttcccaTCCCTCAACAATCACGACTGAAGTGCCCTTGGACAAGGCACTTAACCGcaaaactgccccccccccccctccccgcccagGGCGCTACGGTTGTGTGGCTGTccactgctccgggtgtgtgttcactgcctcctagtgtgtgtgtgtgtgtgtgtgtgcgtgctcatTTGCTCACTGGTcatagtgtgtgttttgtgttcacTGCTTTGGATGGGTCGAAattcagaggtcaaatttccccGTTTGTGGGATTAATAAAGGAAGTAAACATAATTTAACTTATCACTTGCTTCTAACAATAACCAAAATCAACTCTTTAAAATGTACAGCAGTTGTCTTCGCCATCTGTGTAAAACCTGTCCCTTGCAGTAGTGTACTATGATTTTCACTCTGAAAAAAGGGAGACTGATCTGATCTACATTTCATGCTTTGTCTTTGTGCAAACACGCACAGTCACATAATGTTTGTCTCTGGTTCAGACCTGCGGTACACACTGAGCTGATTTGACATGAGTGAGGAAACTGTTTGCAGTGAACACTGACCAATCATGGTCATGATTCTGTCCCAGAGTTGTAGAACAGACATTGAACAGCAGCACCCCCAAGTGGGTCATTTTCAGTACTGCATACAGGAATCATAGGGCCTTTCAGTCAGAGGTGGGTAGAGTAGGCAAAAActgtactcaagtaaaagtgTTTGTCACTTTATAATAATAAAGATTCAGGTAGTAGTAAaagtactcatcaaaataaAGACTTTAGTATGAGTTAACaagaatctcataaaatgacttCTCAAGTGATGAGTAACTTCATATGATGATTTACTACATCcataatgtattacactgtcctg containing:
- the LOC115820564 gene encoding lectin-like; this translates as MDDINPPSATSSTWRGPQQQHNTHDEKADPCDVNRDEEWEYRCKIQTEVWKELDSEDFSDDIKMKFRPDKSTWLIIKWGNFTNAAGHPDHVARFSGQAPKACEVTGYESWYRVGSHCVKYFSYLMNFSNAEHYCRSVTPGGHLVSLHNYQANRDVLYILPKHNNRPPRIWLGGFELFMSGKFIWTDGSTWDYSAWAPGEPTYRHKGYVDCLEMNASKIGMWYEHYCFLRRSFVCSFKPV